A region of Geobacillus sp. 46C-IIa DNA encodes the following proteins:
- the recO gene encoding DNA repair protein RecO, with amino-acid sequence MFEKCEAIVMRTVDYGETNKIVTLFTREWGKVAAMARGAKKPSSRLSAVTQPLAYGHYLVRRSRGVGLLHQGELIDSMRALREDLFAAAYAAYIVELTDKSTEEQKRNPYLFELLLQTLQYMSEGRDLEIMTFIYEMKMLSVLGIPPVLDRCARCGATEGRFSFSVKEAGFLCHRCEAVDPHRFSLSPASARLLRLFYHLDLARLGAISVKEGTKAELRAVLSSYYDEYAGLSLKAKRFLEQIAELKDKLDSGGERET; translated from the coding sequence ATGTTTGAGAAGTGCGAAGCGATCGTCATGCGGACGGTCGATTATGGCGAGACAAATAAGATTGTCACATTGTTTACACGAGAGTGGGGAAAGGTGGCTGCGATGGCACGAGGAGCGAAAAAGCCAAGCAGCCGCCTTTCTGCTGTTACGCAGCCGCTCGCCTACGGCCATTATTTGGTCCGCCGCAGCCGCGGCGTCGGCCTTCTTCACCAAGGGGAGCTTATTGACTCGATGCGGGCGCTGCGTGAAGATTTGTTTGCCGCCGCTTATGCGGCGTATATTGTTGAGCTCACCGATAAAAGCACGGAGGAGCAAAAGCGCAATCCGTACTTGTTCGAGTTGCTGCTGCAAACATTACAATATATGAGCGAAGGCCGCGATTTAGAGATTATGACGTTTATTTATGAAATGAAAATGCTTTCGGTGCTCGGCATTCCGCCCGTGCTCGATCGCTGTGCCCGCTGCGGGGCGACGGAAGGGCGCTTCTCATTTTCGGTCAAGGAAGCAGGCTTCCTTTGCCATCGCTGCGAGGCGGTTGATCCGCACCGGTTTTCGCTTTCGCCGGCCTCAGCTCGGCTGTTGCGCCTGTTTTACCATCTTGATCTCGCCCGGCTCGGAGCCATTTCGGTAAAAGAAGGGACAAAAGCGGAATTGAGGGCTGTATTGTCCAGCTACTATGATGAATATGCCGGTCTGTCGCTAAAGGCGAAGCGCTTTTTGGAGCAAATCGCTGAGCTGAAAGACAAACTTGACTCGGGCGGCGAGCGTGAGACGTAA
- a CDS encoding helix-turn-helix transcriptional regulator: MELNKRQEQILQIVKDYGPITGESIAEKLNLTRATLRPDLAILTMAGYLEARPRVGYFYTGKTGTQLFADKIKKMKVEDYQSIPVVVNENVSVYDAIVTMFLEDVGTLFVVDDESLLVGVLSRKDLLRASIGKQELTTIPVNIIMTRMPNIAVCYKDDPLIDVAERLIEKQIDAMPVVRKTEKGYEVIGRITKTNMTKAFVSLAKDDV, from the coding sequence ATCGAACTGAATAAACGCCAGGAGCAAATTTTGCAAATAGTGAAAGATTATGGACCGATCACCGGGGAGAGCATCGCCGAAAAGCTGAATTTGACGCGGGCGACGCTTCGGCCTGACTTAGCCATTTTGACGATGGCCGGCTATTTGGAAGCACGGCCGCGCGTTGGCTATTTTTATACGGGAAAGACGGGCACGCAGCTGTTTGCCGATAAAATTAAAAAAATGAAAGTCGAAGATTATCAATCGATCCCGGTCGTCGTCAACGAAAACGTCAGCGTCTACGATGCGATCGTTACGATGTTTTTGGAAGATGTGGGCACGCTGTTTGTCGTCGACGATGAGTCGCTTCTTGTGGGCGTTTTGTCGCGCAAAGATTTGTTGCGCGCGAGCATCGGCAAGCAAGAACTGACGACGATTCCGGTCAATATTATTATGACAAGAATGCCGAACATCGCCGTTTGTTATAAAGACGATCCACTCATTGACGTGGCTGAGCGGCTGATCGAAAAGCAAATCGACGCCATGCCGGTCGTGCGCAAAACGGAAAAAGGATATGAAGTGATCGGCCGCATTACGAAAACGAATATGACGAAAGCATTTGTTTCATTAGCGAAAGATGATGTATGA
- a CDS encoding pyruvate, water dikinase regulatory protein, giving the protein MNQRLVYVVSDSGGETAELVVKAAASQFYASPVQVKRVPYVEDKTTLAEVIALAKMNQAIIAFTLVVPEMREFLLAEAAREGVVAYDIIGPLIEKMSDLFQLKPRYEPGQVRVLDEDYFKKIEAIEFAVKYDDGRDPRGILRADIVLIGVSRTSKTPLSQYLAHKRLKVANVPIVPEVEPPEQLFQVGPSKCFGLKISPDKLLSIRRERLKSLGLNDQAIYANMDRIKEELAYFDGVVKKIGCDVIDVTNKAVEETASIIMKKLKR; this is encoded by the coding sequence ATGAATCAGCGCCTCGTTTACGTCGTATCCGATTCGGGCGGGGAGACGGCCGAGCTCGTCGTTAAAGCGGCGGCCAGCCAGTTTTACGCCTCACCGGTTCAAGTAAAACGCGTCCCGTATGTAGAGGATAAAACAACGCTAGCCGAAGTCATCGCATTGGCGAAAATGAATCAAGCCATTATCGCTTTTACGCTTGTCGTCCCGGAAATGCGGGAATTTTTGCTCGCTGAGGCGGCGCGCGAAGGGGTTGTCGCTTACGATATCATCGGTCCGCTCATTGAAAAGATGAGCGATTTGTTTCAGCTGAAGCCAAGGTATGAGCCGGGCCAAGTGCGCGTGCTTGACGAAGATTATTTCAAAAAAATCGAAGCGATCGAGTTTGCCGTGAAATACGATGATGGCCGCGACCCGCGCGGCATTTTACGCGCCGACATTGTATTGATCGGCGTGTCGCGCACATCGAAAACGCCGCTGTCGCAATATTTGGCCCATAAGCGGCTGAAGGTGGCGAACGTGCCGATCGTTCCGGAAGTCGAGCCGCCCGAGCAGCTGTTCCAAGTCGGTCCGAGCAAATGTTTCGGATTGAAAATCAGTCCGGACAAGCTGCTGTCAATCCGCCGCGAGCGCCTGAAATCGCTCGGCTTGAACGATCAAGCCATCTATGCGAACATGGACCGCATTAAAGAGGAGCTGGCGTATTTTGACGGAGTGGTGAAAAAGATCGGCTGCGACGTCATCGATGTAACGAATAAAGCCGTTGAAGAAACAGCAAGCATAATTATGAAAAAGTTAAAGCGGTAA
- the dnaG gene encoding DNA primase, producing MGHRIPAETIEAIRRGIDIVDVIGEYVQLKKQGRNYFGLCPFHGEKTPSFSVSPEKQIFHCFGCGAGGNAFTFLMDIEGIPFVEAAKRLAAKAGIDLSAYELNNIHGHDDGKTGEVKAMTEAHALLKRFYHHLLVYTKEGQAALDSLQARGWTKETIDRFEIGYAPDAPDAAAKLLESHSFSLPVMEKAGLVTKKEDGRYVDRFRNRIMFPIHDHRGETVGFSGRLLGDGQPKYVNSPETSIFRKGMLLYHFHEARVPIRKRQEALLVEGFADVISAVQAGIDYVVATMGTSLTEEQARILRRHAETVTICYDGDSAGTEAAWRAAEQLSALGCRVKVASIPNGLDPDEYIRVHGKERFAGEIAAAQPLMAFKMIHLRRGKNLQHEGDRLRYIEEVLREIGKLPSPVEKDYYVRQLADEFSLSLSALNEQLARCERETSMPRKTAAGGAASRPTLAKKLLPAFHNAERLLLAHMMRSRDVALLVQERVGGRFNVEEHRALAAYIYAFYEEGHEADLGALMFRLPGELQPLASELSLLLVADQVSEQELADYMKHVLNHPKWLMLKEKEQEKTEAERRKDFLTAARIAKEMIEMKKMLSSS from the coding sequence ATGGGACATCGCATTCCCGCAGAAACGATTGAAGCGATTCGCCGCGGCATCGACATCGTTGATGTAATCGGCGAATATGTTCAACTGAAAAAACAAGGCCGCAACTATTTTGGCTTATGCCCGTTTCACGGGGAAAAGACGCCATCGTTTTCCGTTTCCCCAGAAAAGCAAATTTTCCACTGCTTCGGTTGCGGGGCAGGGGGGAATGCCTTTACGTTTTTGATGGATATCGAGGGCATTCCATTTGTGGAAGCGGCGAAACGTCTTGCGGCCAAAGCAGGCATCGACCTGTCCGCCTATGAGCTGAACAACATTCACGGGCATGATGACGGCAAAACCGGCGAGGTCAAAGCGATGACGGAAGCGCACGCCTTGCTGAAACGATTTTACCATCATTTGCTTGTTTATACAAAAGAAGGACAAGCAGCGCTTGATTCCTTGCAGGCGCGCGGATGGACAAAGGAAACGATCGACCGGTTTGAAATCGGTTATGCGCCGGATGCGCCCGATGCGGCGGCCAAGCTGCTCGAAAGCCATTCCTTTTCGCTTCCAGTGATGGAAAAGGCGGGCTTAGTAACGAAAAAAGAAGACGGACGGTACGTCGACCGCTTCCGGAATCGCATCATGTTTCCGATTCATGATCACCGCGGTGAGACGGTCGGGTTTTCCGGCCGCCTGCTCGGCGACGGGCAGCCGAAATACGTTAACAGCCCAGAAACGTCGATTTTTCGGAAAGGAATGCTTTTATATCACTTTCATGAGGCACGGGTGCCGATCCGCAAGCGGCAAGAGGCGCTGCTCGTTGAAGGGTTTGCCGATGTGATTTCCGCCGTGCAGGCCGGCATTGATTACGTGGTGGCAACGATGGGCACGTCGCTGACTGAGGAGCAGGCGCGCATTTTGCGCCGCCATGCGGAAACGGTCACGATTTGTTACGACGGCGACAGCGCCGGAACGGAAGCCGCTTGGCGCGCTGCGGAACAACTGAGCGCGCTCGGATGCCGCGTCAAGGTGGCATCCATTCCGAACGGTCTTGACCCGGATGAATATATACGCGTTCACGGCAAGGAGCGGTTTGCGGGGGAAATCGCTGCCGCCCAGCCGCTCATGGCGTTTAAAATGATCCATTTGCGACGGGGGAAAAATTTGCAGCACGAAGGCGACCGGCTTCGTTATATCGAGGAAGTGCTCCGCGAAATCGGCAAACTGCCGAGTCCTGTCGAAAAGGATTATTACGTCCGCCAGCTCGCGGATGAGTTTTCTTTGTCGCTCTCCGCGCTCAATGAGCAGCTGGCCCGCTGCGAGCGGGAAACGTCGATGCCGCGGAAAACGGCGGCCGGCGGAGCGGCTTCGCGGCCGACCTTGGCGAAAAAGCTGCTGCCGGCTTTCCACAATGCAGAGCGGCTGCTGCTTGCCCATATGATGCGGAGCCGCGATGTGGCGCTGCTCGTTCAAGAGCGGGTCGGCGGACGATTTAACGTCGAGGAACATCGGGCGTTAGCCGCCTATATTTATGCCTTTTATGAAGAAGGGCATGAAGCCGACCTTGGCGCGCTCATGTTTCGGCTTCCCGGCGAACTGCAGCCGCTGGCGAGCGAGCTGTCGTTGTTGTTGGTGGCCGATCAGGTTTCCGAACAAGAGCTCGCCGATTATATGAAGCATGTGTTGAATCACCCGAAATGGTTAATGCTAAAGGAAAAAGAGCAAGAAAAAACAGAAGCGGAGCGAAGAAAAGACTTTTTGACGGCCGCCCGCATCGCCAAAGAAATGATTGAGATGAAAAAAATGTTATCTTCTTCATAA
- the rpoD gene encoding RNA polymerase sigma factor RpoD yields MAEKPAQSKQVEAAGDTLEQVKEQLAELGKKRGILTYEEIAERLSGFDLDSDQMDEYYEYLADQGIEVISESDIETDPDIDELVKEEEFDLNDLSVPPGVKINDPVRMYLKEIGRVPLLSAEEEIELAKRIEQGDEEAKRRLTEANLRLVVSIAKRYVGRGMLFLDLIQEGNMGLIKAVEKFDYRKGYKFSTYATWWIRQAITRAIADQARTIRIPVHMVETINKLIRVQRQLLQDLGREPTPEEIAEEMDLTPEKVREILKIAQEPVSLETPIGEEDDSHLGDFIEDQEATSPSEHAAYELLKEQLEDVLDTLTDREENVLRLRFGLDDGRTRTLEEVGKVFGVTRERIRQIEAKALRKLRHPSRSKRLKDFLE; encoded by the coding sequence ATGGCTGAAAAACCAGCCCAATCAAAGCAAGTGGAAGCTGCTGGCGATACGCTTGAGCAAGTGAAAGAGCAGCTCGCTGAGCTCGGCAAAAAACGCGGCATCCTTACGTACGAAGAAATCGCCGAGCGGCTTTCCGGCTTTGATTTGGACTCCGACCAGATGGATGAATATTACGAATACCTCGCTGACCAAGGCATTGAAGTGATCAGCGAATCCGACATCGAGACCGACCCGGATATCGACGAGCTGGTAAAGGAGGAAGAGTTCGACCTAAACGACTTGTCCGTTCCTCCCGGCGTGAAAATCAATGACCCGGTGCGCATGTACTTAAAAGAGATCGGCCGCGTTCCGCTTTTGTCAGCGGAAGAGGAAATCGAGCTGGCCAAACGGATCGAACAAGGCGACGAAGAAGCGAAGCGCCGGTTGACAGAAGCAAACCTCCGCCTCGTTGTCAGCATCGCCAAACGGTATGTCGGCCGCGGCATGCTCTTCCTTGATCTGATCCAAGAAGGAAACATGGGCTTAATCAAAGCGGTTGAAAAATTTGACTACCGCAAAGGCTACAAATTCAGCACGTATGCGACATGGTGGATTCGCCAAGCCATCACAAGAGCGATCGCCGACCAGGCGCGGACGATCCGCATCCCGGTTCATATGGTCGAGACGATCAACAAACTGATCCGTGTCCAACGGCAGTTGCTCCAAGACCTCGGCCGCGAACCAACGCCGGAAGAAATCGCTGAGGAAATGGACTTGACGCCGGAGAAAGTGCGGGAAATTTTGAAAATCGCCCAAGAGCCGGTGTCGCTCGAGACGCCGATCGGCGAGGAGGACGACTCGCATCTTGGCGATTTCATCGAAGACCAAGAAGCGACATCGCCGTCGGAACACGCCGCTTACGAGCTGTTGAAAGAGCAGCTCGAAGATGTGCTTGATACGTTGACGGATCGCGAAGAAAACGTGCTCCGCCTTCGCTTTGGGCTGGACGACGGCCGGACACGGACGTTGGAAGAAGTTGGGAAAGTGTTCGGCGTGACGCGCGAACGCATTCGCCAAATCGAAGCCAAGGCGCTGCGCAAATTGCGCCATCCGAGCCGCAGCAAACGGCTGAAAGACTTTTTGGAATGA